The Pseudorca crassidens isolate mPseCra1 chromosome 3, mPseCra1.hap1, whole genome shotgun sequence genome includes the window AGACACTTGGTTTCCCCTCTGTCCCCTGGTAACATCACTCCTGTCTCCCGGGTTTGCTTGTGGTGGGGGGTTAAAGGCCGGGTCCCAAGAAGCAGGGCCAGAACGAGGGTGAGGTCAAAGCTCAGTCACAATGAAAAATCATATttcaatgcaatattttaaaaaaatttttttaatgcaaaaaaatccATGCTGACTACATTATCAAAATTTGAAATCAAGACAGGATCAatcatactgttttcctttcGTCTGGGGCTCCAACATGGCTTGGTAAGGGACTGTCACTGACCCTGTCTTGATGGGAAATTTTAATATTCCATTCATCATGGGTGTTTTGGCGTGCATTATGATTTAAactatcacattaaaaaaaatttacctcgggaattccctggcggtccagtgtttaggactctgtgctttcactgctgagggcccaggttcaatccctggtcggggaactaagagcccaccagccacatggctcagccagaaaaagaaaaggaaaaaatatatttatctcatTCTGGattagtggtgatgattgcacaaacTTGTGACTCTACAGAAACCCACTGAACTAGAGCCTCTAAAAGGGtggatttgggacttccctgttggcacagtggttgggagtccgcctgccaatgcaggggacatgggttcgagccctcgtccaggaggatcccgtgtgccgcagggcaactgggcctgtgtgccacaacgactgagcctgcgctctagagcctgcaagccacagctactgagcccgcatgccacaactactgaggcctgagCACCTggagctggtgctctgcaacgggggaggccactgcagtgagaggcccgcgcaccgcggctaagagtggcccctgctcgccacaactggagagcaTCTGCGCGTGGCGACAAGGGCCCGATgcagccgtaaataaataaatatattttttggaaaaaggtggattttatggtatgtgatttCTAGCTtgataaaaaatgagagaaaaagattATCTTGATGAGCAAGGTTTTGGTGCCCCTTTAAATTTTGCGACCCCCaatttccctctctttccctctagACTCCAAACATCCCGTCCTAACCCCTGCCTTTTGGAATAGCTGGAGTATCTTGGAATATCCTTGGACAACTCTGAGCTCCATGCCTTTGGATGAACAGCACCATCTTCCTGAGTCTCTATTCCACCCCCTATAAACTTGCAACCATCACACAAGTGCTGCTTCATGGGCATCAAAGGAGAAACTGCTTACAAAAGGCTAAGCACGTAGTAAATGCTCAAGAAAAGTTTGCTGTTATGCGTATCTTGAATGCaatgcaaaattaaattttaaagcgCTTAGGTTTATCAATTCTAAAGACAAGGGATCTCATTTGCAACGCGGGTGCAGATATGCCCGGTTTCCTGGCTGGGGAAGTTGCCAACTCACATGTTCTCCATGAGGGTGGTGAGGGTTCCCCGGTAAACAGGGTCACCTCTCTCTCCTAGGAGCAGACAGGGACATTCTTAGGGCTGCACTCACCTTAGGAGCAAAATTTAAGGGGGTGCCCAGAACTCAATCctcaagataaatattttaatgcaatattttcaaAAGTCAAAATCAATAccaaaaaatccatgatgaataAAAGATCAAAActgcaaataaagacaggatCTGACCTTGCATGTGCACAACTCacctccctgccctccacccccgACCCTGTCAGATGGTGTCTGTATATAAAACCTTCATTTTTGCTCATCATGGGTGGGGCTATTTtggcataaatttttaaaataaaaaatatctttttatttttttggccacaccatgcagcttgtggtatcttagttccccgaccagggatcaaacccgtgccccctgcagtggaagctcagagccctaaccactggaccaccagggaagtccctataatacTGTTTATCTTGATGACTGAGTTTTGTGGCATTCCCTTAAAATGTGTGTCAGCGGTGAATACCTCACTCCCCTCACCCTACACCCTGCCCtttgctccaataaaactttgttgaCAAAAACGGCGTCCACAACAGCCaaatggtggaaacaacccatgtgtccatcaacggatgaatggataaactaaatGTGACTCCTCCCTACAGcctaatattattcagcctcagaAAGAAGTCAATGCAGACACACACATGGatgaacaacatggatgaagcttgaggacACTATGTTCAGTAAAATAACACGCCAAAGGATGAatacagtatgatttcatttacaggAGGTCTCTAAAGgatcaaatttatagagacagaaagtagaatggtgggtgtCAGGAGTTGGGGGCAATTCATGTCTAATTCCCAAGGGTTTACTCTGGGGATGATAGAAAAGGTTTGGGTCAGGATCACGATGATTGTTACCCAGCATCGTGAACGTATTTAATTCCACTGACCGGTATACTTACAAGTGATCGAAATGATGAATATCGtgtatattttatcattaaaaaaaaaaccaggggacttccctggtggcacagtggctgggtctccacgctctcaatgcagggcgcccggattcaatccctgctcagggaactggatcccacgtgcatgctgcagctaagaggtCGCATGCAGCAACTGGGGAGACCACGTGCGGCAACTAGggagccctggagccgcaactaagTAGCccttgagctgcaactaagacccagcacaaccaaattaaaaaaacaaaagcaggcaCCCCTGGGAAGTAGTttagttgattttaaaaaaatattgcaacTATTAAGTTATTAAATACATGTTTCACATATAAAATATTGCGTATTTAAAATATTGCAATTGCCACCCCAGTCCCTGTCCTTCTCCTCCTCACCCCGCCCTCGCCGGTCTGTCCCTTCCGGCGCTGCGGGCGCAGGGACCTCGCGCGGCCACCAGGTGGCGCCGCTGCGCCCCGCAGCCCCCGGGACATTTCGCGCCCCCAAGGTGGGCGGCGCGGAGGCGGCGCGATGCGTCAGCGGGACAGCGAGCCCGGGAGCTGGGGGAACTGAGCCGCGGGGCGGAGGCCAGACCCCAggctggcgggggagggggcgcaGCTGTGAGTCATCGGGAGCCCCCGTTCGGCCGTGGTAGCCAGTCCCACGCGGGCCTGCCCGCCTGGCTCGTGAACTGCTTACCAGGGGAGATGGCGAGGCTGGCGGCCGTCCCAGCGTGCGGCCGTGGCTGGCGCACACGTGTGGCTCCAGCACGAAATAACCGGGGGCTTGAGAGAGTGGAGGCctcaccaagcctcagtttccccttttgcATCCTGCAGatgagagtagcccctgcttccCGCGTCCTTGGGGGTTAAATGAACCGTGATAACGGGGAGCCTGGTGCCCAGTGGGCGCTAGGTACGTTCAGCGCCCGCTCCGGAGGGAGGAAATAAAGGCGGCGACCACCATTGCAAGCGCGCCCAGGTGGCAGCGCGCGACGCACGCAGGAACCGGTTCCCCTCGCTTCTCCCGGGCCTCGATTTCCCCCCACGGTCAGGCGGACGTGCGGTCAGAACCTTGCAACGCGAGGCGCCTGCAGGGGGCGCGGAGCCCACGAGGCCGAGCCACCTGCGCCTCCCACGCGCGCCCCACCGTGAAACTCGCGGCGGGTGGGGAGGGGCGACCGGTCCCGGCCCTAGGCTTTGCAGCCCCCGTTTCTGGGTACCTCGAGGCGGCCTCCAGCGACCACCACCTCTTGTTAAACGCTTACCGTGCACCCCTCATTTTATTTAGGACTCACTGCAATCCAAAGAGGCCAGCGCTGCATTCCCATTGGACAGATAGGGACACAGAGGCCCAGAAAGTAAAGCCACCCAGGGTCTGGGGTCCCTGAAGCCTGGGGAGACTCCCGCCACCACCACCTAGAAAGGATCAGGCTGCAAACCGTACTCCATCTCCGTGCAAAACCCCAGCAGAACCTGGAAAGGCGCGGGCCGGGGACTCTCCGGGGTTTCCAGGCCCCCCCAAAAATCCGGGCCGCCTCGCGCGCTGGAAATCCCGCGCGCGCCCCGAAACGCGGCGCGGCTGCCGGGAAATCAGGAGaaaacttctgcttttttttttcttttctggcacTCAAGCTCCCCCggctccctcccccccgccccgcgccctCCTCCCGGCTCTCGCCCCCACGTGGGGCGCCCCCTCGCGGcgctccgccccctccccgccgccGGCCAACTGCAGCGCGGGTTTCTCTCGCCTTTGTTTTTTCTCCAATAGGAGGGGCGGATGAACCACCGGGGCCACGCCCCTGTTTGTACAAGGCTATAAATGGCGGCGCCGGCAGCCGCGCGCTAAAGTCGCTGAAGCCGAGGACGTCAGACTTTGCAGTTCCCTGGATTATCCTTGCTGAGGCACTTGCAATTTTTTTCCGCCTTATTTGGGGAGGATTTCGCTGCCTTCCGAAGGTCTTGACGAACGATTGGGTTCCGTAGGAAGGCTTTGGGCTCTCCGGCCTCGGACTTTGCATTTTCTCCCTTGGAACTGTCGTGGGGCTGTTTTCCACTGTGGATTATAACTGCAACATGACACTGGAAGAGCTCGTGGCGTGCGACAACGCGGCGCAGAAGTAAGTAGCGAGGCCCCCGCCGCCTGAGGTCGGCCGGGCCGGGCGGGGACTGGAGCGCCCCGTGGCCGGCCCGGCGTGACCCCCGTCTCCCTTGGCCCCAGGATGCAGACGGTGAGCGCCGCGGTGGAGGAGCTGCTGGTGGCTGCGCAGCGCCAGGACCGCCTCACCGTGGGGGTGTACGAGTCGGCCAAGCTGATGAATGTGTGAGTGAGACCCCGGCACCGGGCTGGGCGCGAGTGGGGATCTCCGCTCCGCACGCTCCTTGCTGCATCCCTCTCTTGCATGGGGCTGGGACACCCCCAAGTGTCCCTACTGCTGTGGGTCGAGGGTcttttctgccttattttttttgAGGGGTGGAGGCTGCGGTATCCCGGTGCGGCATCATCTGCAGGCAGTCACCGCGTCTGTGCCCCTGCCTTACCCCGCCATCCTTTGAACCGAATGTCTTCTCCCCCACCATTTATCTGCATGCAGACGCGATCCCTTGCGCACCAGcggtttctctttgcttttgcaaACTCCCCGCCGTAACGGGGgcccctccccagtccccagcTGACCCACCATCCCACTCTGGCTCCTCAGGGACCCTGACAGCGTGGTCCTGTGCCTCCTGGCTAttgacgaggaggaggaggacgacatCGCCCTGCAGATCCACTTCACGCTCATCCAGTCTTTTTGCTGTGACAACGACATTGACATCGTGCGGGTGTCAGGAATGCAGCGCCTGGCACAGCTGCTGGGCGAGCCGGCCGAGACCCAGGGCACCACCGAGGCCCGGGACCTGCACTGCCTCCTGGTCACGGTGAGCTGGGcctcagccccgccccgccccctccctacCCCGGCACCTGGGCCCGTGTTTGTCAACAAAGTCGAGCTGGCCGGTCTGCACCAGCTCAGCGCTCAGCCATGCTCGGCATGTCCCCGTGGGCAGCCGGCCGGGTCTCGGGGCCTTAGTCACCCAGCGAGCTATTTTGAGCCAGCCTGCTTTCCCCAAAGGGGCCCTGGGAGAGGGGGGCTCCCCAGCCACTCCTGGGGCTCCCGCTGAACCCCGTCTCCTCGCCTTCCCACAGAACCCTCACACAGACGCCTGGAAAAGCCACGGCCTGGTGGAGGTTGCCAGTTACTGCGAAGAGAGCAGGGAGAACAACCAGTGGGTCCCCTACATCCCCCTCCAGGAGCGCTGAGACCCTGCCCGGCGTCAGAACCTGTTGCTGCCAAAAAACacgataaaataaatatttgattccccctccctcccagaacCCCCCCAAACAACCCAACCTATGAGACCGTCGGGGGCAGGATCGTTGGAGGCTGAAGACAGGAGAGGGAGTGCGCGGCCACCCCAGGGCGCCGGGGCTGGAGCAGCGCCAGCAGCGGCCACCGTGTGAGGAGAAGATGGGACCCAGGCCAGCAAGAGAGGGGACCCTGGAGCTCAGGCCTGGCGACAGAGCAGAAGCTGGAGTGGGGGAgctgtgcccccccccccacaggagGGCCGAGACTCCACActtcaggggtggggtgggactgATAGTACCCGCCCCCCTCCTTGAGACCAGAGCTGACATGTGCAAACGGGCCTTGGTGGGCCGAGGGTCCGCACCCTGGCCAGGACAGTACTTTGGGACTTGGGAGACAGGGCTATGTTGCTCTCTACCGGCGAACTCCCAGTCTGCAAACTAAATAGACAATCTATTTTGTTACTTGCACTTGTTACTTGAATCGGTGAAAGAAAGATGGGAAGCttacagatacatatattttttactgCTACTATGATGGCCTTGTAATAAATTGTTAAAGCTTCTGGGTTCTTGTGTATTTACCGCCGGCCTCAGTGCGGGACCAGGACCTCCACCTCCCCTGCGCTCCAACAGCACTGGCGCCGCCCACGCCACCTCCTGCAGGCTCACCAGGAAGTGTTACTTAAGTCCGAGTTAGCTGCTCCAGGCTCCTTGCAAAAACAGTGCCTCTTCTCTCTGCAACCGGCGCCACCCAAGTCCAACAaatctttgcctctttttttttcttctcccctcctcctgcccccgaGCAATTAAAAGACCGGTTTATTACGAAACCTGGCCGTCGTGCCGCCGCTGTTACTCGCTGAGCCAACCCCAAACTCTGGGCACGTAATAGACGCACCCCTGGGGGCTGgctgcagcccctgcccgcccGGCTGCCACCGCAGCCCAGGTCCAGAGAGGTCAATGGGCCACCTCGACCACACAGCGAGGTGGGCTTGGAGCTCAGAGCTGCCCCTGGGCTTGGGCGTTGCAGGAAGAGCTTCGGGGATCCCCCAGAGAGCaacccccacccacccaggccTTCTCCCTCCCAGGGTGGGCCTCTGCACTgcactaaagaaaaaaagattttttttttctttccccaaactaAAATCAACAAGCAGAAAAATACCCCAGGAAGTCGTGCTCCCGGCCCAGCTGGGCTTGGCACGCTGCTGCATTTTGCCTCTAAACCGAAACTGTGAGGCCTGGCCCGCCACCTCCTTTTCCCCTGAACTCGCAGGCGCGGTGACTCCCCTGGCCCGGGGCAGGGAACTGGGAGCGCGGCCCAGCCTGAACTCCAGCCTCAG containing:
- the GADD45B gene encoding growth arrest and DNA damage-inducible protein GADD45 beta isoform X2 codes for the protein MTLEELVACDNAAQKMQTVSAAVEELLVAAQRQDRLTVGVYESAKLMNVDPDSVVLCLLAIDEEEEDDIALQIHFTLIQSFCCDNDIDIVRVSGMQRLAQLLGEPAETQGTTEARDLHCLLVTNPPKQPNL
- the GADD45B gene encoding growth arrest and DNA damage-inducible protein GADD45 beta isoform X1, which codes for MTLEELVACDNAAQKMQTVSAAVEELLVAAQRQDRLTVGVYESAKLMNVDPDSVVLCLLAIDEEEEDDIALQIHFTLIQSFCCDNDIDIVRVSGMQRLAQLLGEPAETQGTTEARDLHCLLVTNPHTDAWKSHGLVEVASYCEESRENNQWVPYIPLQER